One region of Trichosurus vulpecula isolate mTriVul1 chromosome 1, mTriVul1.pri, whole genome shotgun sequence genomic DNA includes:
- the TICAM1 gene encoding TIR domain-containing adapter molecule 1 has protein sequence MAEDTPSLKGAFDILHQAGQDKLLYLKHKLKAPRPGSKASNLLYAMVLLTLGQKTEARIVLDSLRGDKVALSVARTWEGTEPLNQEDLLPSQEQADIPLAVARIYQLLEEEKLCESSSRNQAYQAALQALSLCHDARLPSILAEAQSLCGLDIHGAGSFQMLRSDVGCLPVSSAPASRVSSHPWPIRARSDLLATESFPLSLRSTGSPASFASNLDISQSPTLPFLTHQLQKRSPRGPSKLCGDPQTNSNQASEPLARQEPEEMSWPCSDPAASLPVQLNSSASVISDHQAPSSSIPSSPTIPVAPETSVHSPVECLEALSDAMSLQPASMKPAETLVSSEDFGALPGLSPMSVPPSGEGKATPLSVQESDFPKKAAGPRPPVSTQDPSPSPSSSLSSGPELDTGQRFFSFVILHAQEDEAIALRVRDTLESLGVPDGTTFCEEFQVPGRFELRCLQDAIDNSAFTVLLLTRHFDCRMSLHQVHMALMNSLTRSEKENSVIPFFPRESTLKSAKVSSLLTGLVSLDESSPVFSKKVSSTFNRRRLQAQREVWKKQQEIRAIQEQTQQMAEDRERVLQKENALSDLAYHYNLLHKQLQSLTMAFPNQMSFAQGYRMPMSHPWAHSLSPHFATAPSAFQPNQFIPSMPFPPVPSSARQPDPQSAGAQPLIIHNAHMVQLGLNNYMWGRREGQGPSEEERTERE, from the coding sequence ATGGCAGAGGACACCCCAAGCTTGAAGGGAGCCTTTGACATCTTACACCAAGCTGGGCAGGACAAACTCCTCTACCTCAAACACAAGTTGAAGGCCCCTCGGCCAGGTTCCAAAGCCAGCAACCTCCTATACGCcatggtcctcctgactctgggacaGAAGACAGAGGCCAGGATAGTCTTGGACTCACTGAGAGGAGATAAAGTGGCACTCTCTGTAGCTAGGACCTGGGAAGGGACTGAGCCCCTCAACCAAGAGGACCTTTTGCCATCTCAAGAGCAGGCAGACATTCCATTGGCTGTTGCCCGCATTTACCAGTTGCTTGAAGAAGAGAAACTATGTGAGTCTTCATCCCGGAACCAAGCCTACCAAGCTGCCCTGCAGGCCCTCAGCCTGTGTCACGATGCCCGGCTGCCCAGCATCCTGGCTGAGGCCCAGTCCCTGTGTGGCCTTGATATCCATGGAGCTGGGAGTTTCCAGATGCTCAGGTCAGATGTGGGCTGCCTTCCAGTGTCCTCAGCCCCAGCCTCTAGGGTCAGTAGTCACCCCTGGCCTATCAGGGCCAGGTCAGATTTATTGGCAACTGAGTCATTTCCTCTGTCCTTACGCTCTACTGGTAGTCCTGCCTCTTTTGCCAGCAACCTGGATATCAGTCAGTCCCCCACTTTGCCTTTCCTCACTCACCAGCTCCAGAAAAGGAGCCCCAGAGGCCCCAGTAAACTGTGTGGGGACCCTCAGACCAATTCTAATCAGGCTTCTGAACCACTGGCCAGGCAGGAGCCAGAGGAGATGAGCTGGCCTTGTTCTGACCCAGCCGCCTCACTCCCTGTACAGCTAAATAGTTCGGCCTCAGTGATTTCTGATCATCAGGCTCCCAGCTCCTCCATCCCCTCATCTCCTACAATCCCAGTGGCCCCTGAGACCAGCGTACATTCTCCTGTGGAATGTTTGGAAGCACTTTCTGATGCCATGTCTCTGCAGCCAGCCTCAATGAAGCCTGCAGAAACTCTTGTGTCCAGTGAGGATTTTGGGGCTCTCCCAGGATTGTCCCCCATGTCAGTCCCTCCTTCTGGGGAAGGGAAGGCCACCCCACTCTCTGTGCAAGAGAGTGATTTTCCAAAGAAGGCTGCAGGTCCAAGGCCTCCAGTCTCCACTCAGGatccttctccatctccatcaTCTTCACTGTCCTCAGGACCCGAGCTAGACACAGGACAGCGTTTCTTCAGCTTTGTGATCCTCCACGCCCAGGAGGATGAAGCCATTGCCCTTAGAGTCCGGGATACCCTGGAGAGCCTGGGTGTACCCGATGGCACTACATTCTGTGAGGAATTTCAGGTACCTGGACGTTTTGAGCTACGATGTTTGCAAGATGCCATTGACAATTCTGCCTttacagtgctcctcctcactaGGCACTTTGATTGCCGCATGAGCCTCCACCAGGTGCACATGGCCCTGATGAATTCCCTCACGAGGAGTGAGAAGGAGAACTCCGTCATCCCCTTCTTTCCCCGGGAGAGCACATTGAAATCTGCCAAGGTTTCCTCGTTGCTGACTGGCTTGGTGAGCCTGGATGAGAGTTCTCCTGTTTTCTCCAAGAAAGTCAGTAGCACCTTCAACCGTCGAAGGCTACAAGCCCAGAGGGAAGTGTGGAAGAAACAACAGGAAATTCGGGCAATCCAGGAGCAGACCCAGCAGATGGCAGAGGACAGGGAGAGGGTCTTGCAGAAGGAGAATGCCCTCTCTGACTTAGCATACCACTATAACCTTCTGCATAAGCAGCTACAGAGTCTCACCATGGCTTTCCCAAATCAGATGTCCTTTGCTCAAGGCTACAGGATGCCGATGTCACATCCTTGGGCACATAGTCTCTCCCCCCACTTTGCCACTGCTCCCTCTGCTTTCCAGCCCAATCAGTTTATCCCATCTATGCCTTTTCCCCCTGTCCCCAGTTCAGCCCGCCAGCCGGACCCTCAGAGTGCTGGAGCCCAGCCTCTTATCATCCATAATGCTCATATGGTACAATTGGGTCTCAACAACTACATGTGGGGCCGGAGGGAAGGGCAGGGTCCCAGTGAGGAGGAGAGAactgagagagagtga
- the FEM1A gene encoding protein fem-1 homolog A, with translation MDLRTAVYNAARDGKLQLLQKLLSGRSREELDELTGEPAAGAAGGPAAGGTPLLIAARYGHLDVVEYLVDRCGASVEAGGSVHFDGETIEGAPPLWAASAAGHLGVVQSLLRRGASVNRTTRTNSTPLRAACFDGHLDVVRYLVGEHQADLEVANRHGHTCLMISCYKGHCEIARYLLEQGAQVNRRSAKGNTALHDCAESGSLEILQLLLGCKARMERDGYGMTPLLAASVTGHTNIVEYLIQEQPAPELQVQPKLQQQHEEEPAMPSAMPSTSRGPEEAQSPEPYESCCPTSREAAVEALELLGATFVDKKRDLLGALKYWRRAMELRHQGGEYLPKPEPQQLVLAYDYSREVNTTEELEALITDPDEMRMQALLIRERILGPSHPDTSYYIRYRGAVYADSGNFERCIHLWKYALDMQQSNLEPLSPMTASSFLSFAELFSYVLQDRTTKGSLGTQIGFADLMGVLSKGVREVERALQHPKDPGDSAQFTKALAIILHLIYLLEKVECTPEQEHLKRQTVYRLLKCSPRGKNGFTPLHMAVDKDTTAVGRYPVGKFPSLHVVNVLLECGADPDSRDFDNNTPLHIAAQNNCPLIMSALMEAGAHMDATNAFKKTAYELLDEKLLSKSSMQPFNYITLQCLAARALDKHKVPYKGFIPEELEAFIELH, from the coding sequence ATGGATCTGCGCACGGCCGTGTACAACGCGGCGCGCGACGGCAAGCTGCAGCTGCTGCAGAAGCTGCTGAGCGGCCGCAGCCGGGAAGAGCTGGACGAGCTGACCGGGGAGCCGGCGGCAGGGGCGGCTGGGGGTCCGGCCGCCGGGGGCACGCCGCTGCTCATCGCCGCCCGCTACGGCCACCTGGATGTGGTGGAATACCTGGTGGACCGCTGCGGCGCCAGCGTGGAGGCGGGCGGCTCGGTGCACTTCGACGGCGAGACCATCGAGGGCGCACCGCCGCTGTGGGCCGCCTCAGCGGCCGGGCACCTGGGCGTGGTGCAGAGCCTGCTGCGGCGCGGCGCCTCGGTGAACCGCACCACGCGCACCAACTCCACGCCGCTGCGCGCAGCCTGCTTCGACGGGCACCTGGACGTGGTGCGCTACCTGGTGGGCGAGCACCAGGCCGACCTGGAGGTGGCCAACCGGCACGGGCACACGTGCCTCATGATCTCCTGCTACAAGGGCCACTGCGAGATCGCACGCTACCTGCTGGAGCAGGGCGCGCAGGTGAACCGGCGCAGCGCCAAGGGCAACACGGCCCTTCACGACTGTGCCGAGTCCGGAAGCCTGGAGATCCTGCAGCTGCTCCTGGGCTGCAAGGCGCGCATGGAGCGGGACGGCTACGGCATGACCCCACTGCTGGCCGCCAGTGTCACCGGCCACACAAACATCGTGGAGTACCTCATCCAGGAGCAGCCCGCCCCCGAGCTCCAAGTCCAGCCCAAGCTGCAGCAGCAGCATGAGGAGGAACCCGCCATGCCCAGCGCCATGCCCAGCACCAGCCGGGGGCCGGAGGAGGCCCAGTCCCCTGAGCCATATGAGAGCTGCTGCCCCACCAGCCGAGAAGCCGCAGTGGAGGCCCTGGAATTGCTGGGGGCCACGTTCGTGGACAAAAAGAGGGACCTACTGGGCGCTCTCAAGTATTGGAGGAGGGCCATGGAGCTACGGCACCAGGGCGGGGAGTATCTGCCCAAGCCCGAGCCTCAACAGCTAGTCCTGGCCTACGATTATTCCAGGGAAGTGAATACCACTGAAGAACTGGAAGCCCTCATTACCGACCCCGATGAGATGAGGATGCAGGCCTTGTTGATCCGGGAGCGTATCCTGGGCCCCTCCCATCCGGACACTTCCTACTACATTCGCTACCGAGGGGCAGTATATGCAGACTCGGGCAACTTTGAAAGGTGCATCCACTTGTGGAAGTATGCCCTAGACATGCAGCAAAGCAACCTAGAACCTCTGAGCCCCATGACAGCTAGCAGCTTCCTGTCTTTCGCAGAACTCTTCTCCTATGTGCTGCAGGACCGAACCACCAAGGGCAGCCTGGGTACCCAGATTGGCTTCGCTGACCTCATGGGTGTGCTCAGTAAAGGAGTTCGAGAAGTAGAGAGGGCGCTACAGCACCCGAAAGACCCCGGTGACTCTGCACAGTTCACCAAAGCACTAGCTATCATTCTCCACCTAATCTATCTTTTGGAAAAAGTGGAGTGTACCCCAGAACAAGAGCACCTCAAACGTCAGACTGTCTACAGGCTTCTCAAATGCAGTCCCCGAGGCAAAAACGGCTTCACCCCTTTGCATATGGCTGTGGACAAAGACACAACTGCTGTGGGCCGCTACCCCGTGGGCAAGTTCCCTTCTCTGCACGTGGTGAATGTGTTATTAGAATGTGGAGCTGACCCAGACAGCAGGGACTTTGACAACAACACCCCGTTGCACATAGCCGCCCAAAACAACTGCCCCCTGATCATGAGTGCCCTGATGGAGGCTGGTGCCCACATGGATGCAACTAACGCCTTCAAGAAAACCGCCTACGAGCTGCTGGATGAAAAGCTCCTCAGCAAGAGTTCCATGCAGCCCTTCAACTACATTACCCTCCAGTGCCTTGCAGCCCGTGCCCTAGACAAGCACAAGGTCCCGTACAAGGGTTTCATCCCTGAAGAACTGGAGGCTTTCATTGAACTGCActaa